One Labrus mixtus chromosome 22, fLabMix1.1, whole genome shotgun sequence genomic window carries:
- the golgb1 gene encoding golgin subfamily B member 1, with the protein MLSRLATVLQELSGEEGPDGDPQGMLVPQLPADEGQTPAESEVPEEALERLGHLEQLVVQLKELIRDKDTQLVQKDTELSNKNAQLKNEKDEAEARFTKLKLQAKAKMASLNKQITDLKGQGGEATSPDSSFTGAGAAVEEELQELKKKLNEEESNSRGLQERLQITEELLKEKEATHAEQLGKLQAVVCEKDVRFQEQIQKHEEELLRVTTQQHYDGEIQQALYAAQRRCEELEEALNSRSQVLEMLQQEVSSADQQKQILTAQFRQMEQELSEAVKQREEERQQWVERASRADAELASLRSSLEALDSTNMEVARQQSELASLREVELVSQEALEKEKVEVSRLEGELALMKEAELERHRASERDREDIVRLESELSSMKEAGDRTREDASEKEKSEVDKLERELASLKEEHGDALKKSEVLAEIWRHLRSLAGGDVQAEEESNISADLSLFLDTVKSIETQLTRLKAEHSEREEHCAELTHTMQTLQEQLDRKTSAQEETTAKIQELEQQIGTMSDRVDDTEPSPQDSSEDKKERILELEQQLLEKDTELFALKESLSLATEQSSGGVASCERCDHTPAQGPDATPSPHDGSAALPDFTEDPQEEDETTLVAGDTSVISISADTESSPELIGHQSDSPEESKGTSSDEMVASSDSEVAHSSWTLLEALNQDGGQEWPSVLQDLSQLQLQSWEATSMESETSTVQVESSSVIIRETIQVNLSQQSSFTADGSGSSGQVFAQVLAEELQKRYSDLLAELQRLRDAAAESQEKITNLEEETQSLTVAREEAESQTKSYAEELKSAREELDKQSQESSSGLEKYSVEMQLLEEQIEILTADKKSKEEKIQALQTDLEMVQQAFTEQEGQVRMLNAQLEDRELLSSELEKKLQEMENSMLEYSQTSELNNDTLSKKDSEISDLHLQLSQKEQEMTELNDSMSAKLLQAEEERFQIDGEVNKLKEQIVELENVRDEKQKEGHEESVTDEDGELASLRKAKGVLETQLTTAKKKLQAALVQRKELLKKVADFEAEAEKRKEQSDTAKETSATLRETEQSREREISEMEAKLVQLEQTLRSKEEACETLEQKLSQHDQVLTETLALNKKLSEEAENPQQASDVSPSETTTLQSQVASLEAECEALHKKVQEAQESRKETIRKAKEKDRHHREQLKQQKEEYTELVERFEAQTGEREALQTKLRELEERVSIEREDQPRKETKQVAEFLEKPAAGDWVQEDWVDFATSETYSSGPQSSEHVQKPEGKSEVFSEQMDESLRALRAEIQTVKMANTELQKQLQETQDSLSLKEAEFLEVGKELQALREKERQIDALSEEIIDLREKYHQAETCAETLKAEMEAAASADSASSVAALQAEVQDFKQFLDNKNHEILELSQQLSEQNSLLGSMQETVSLKDLLISSLQEELKAEQEKTQRLEVEVPQKQEEGKDSEEKIQQLQRKLQAALISRKEALKGNKTLKEQLASTEKLLKELQQKMESAEKELEKLRAEKVKLIDEVDRTLLENQSLGSSCESLKLAMEGILSEKDAYKKDVELAKEEAARACKDWEEKVQGMKDEYETLLKSYENVSDEAERVRRVLEAARQERQELAAKVRTHEAKRQEAERRAEEAQKEVDTVKDKMRKFAKTKQQKILELEEENERLREMQEKSGSKREGRALKAEVEDLQDELAALKAEFDATAAERDSLGRQIEELRGQLSPTGEKEDDAAQAVVEEVVTAQQSNVIMTKAEPVESQDEDKDEPQTPEETPDNQIVAVEAQDTHLQPTEETEKEEERAESDQADTTEGVQALLEDKMREMEAAVNAEREQWHEQEAKLRAEIASLERDLHETKDKESLQASLETFLQESKEREKSLIVEGTKREAQFKELLKSLETEKDNLEERLMNQLAQLNGSIAGYQQEAADNSEKLEDLKREVERLETERAELEAEAQRERERAARLEEDMRQAQRERAEAEAESGKQRELEQQLKSAQRVKEGSQSRAKQLEELLREKQLEVRQLQKDSIQYQERISELGRETKALQLGHDELKKKLEQSQLQTSKIVEDLEKTEADLAGCKSELEDAQKKASEAIAEKTAVEKNAKQKEASMKAEAEQTLDSVRFRLGAELKEMELRLEDAYTDREKEEEATLEAREMAEGAGRRAQEMQGRLDESLARLAAFSRCMSSLQDDRDRVLDEAKQWETRFKDSLQGKEAEVREAETRVKELAEQLQKETAFKEELQLSVDRLEKADKDWQLRLEAEERKVTEVQAALEEETEKFQKTAAELEAAQNEVHALKNELESLSQRGRALEEAVGRLQGEVDKARIELREREAEESRLCLNVEQLETDLRSSKALTENLQTELHEKEKREVEMLGEKEQAVTEAAEEARKEADSRAQAAEEELEQRRGELRDLEEKLRKVEEESISRKAKLDSFTKAMGSLQDDRDRVLNTYKQLEEKHLQVMMEKDGLIQEAAGENNSLKEELRSLMVQRDDLYAEKAHLSAQLHGYRDELNQVLSMKESQQKKLLAAHRERITALEREKQDLESQLEMVSKARAAEVEAGGVERETPSQAVEVTTASQVIDAPGAEVEKLREQLQAAREQVDALQDTLQRERQEQESKGKELAELQWEGGVMRTESETAQERVAELARDLLVVEQKLLGEKEATAQLKAEKQSFSKAMASLQDSRDEAENKARELSLKMEEMSRAGGQAAQSSPGGSTGEVWGLKNALQALQNDRERLLEQLQTQTTELQKQKSELARLGAGELIKVSQELFEEKKKNEDMLSVLMQLENVVEMGKQEVETLRLERMDWMAQAEQLKQQTLATLSERDQQLRQLTSLLEEARTHKPKLQQEHYQREGTEEVDSAPGAPQERSSVLDSHAYIAEVKELQRRLDEETQQRVAAEEQLMAEQDRLRLSHSQSKWHSAHEEETAVFIEPSEGAVTRSRRGGPGLMRMLRVAFCSRQRTPLLLGLYLLTVHVLLLMCLGGYL; encoded by the exons ATGTTAAGCCGTCTGGCCACCGTCCTCCAGGAGCTCTCTGGAGAGGAGGGCCCAGATGGAGACCCACAg GGTATGTTGGTGCCGCAGCTCCCTGCCGACGAGGGCCAGACTCCAGCTGAGTCCGAGGTCCCCGAGGAGGCCCTGGAGAGGCTGGGTCACCTGGAACAACTGGTGGTCCAGCTGAAGGAGCTCATCCGAGACAAAGACACCCAGCTCGTCCAGAAGGACACAGAACTGTCAAACAAAAATGCACAGCTCAAG AACGAGAAAGATGAAGCCGAGGCTCGCTTCACCAAACTCAAACTGCAAGCCAAAGCCAAGATGGCTTCCCTCAACAAACAGATTACAGATCTGAAAGGACAGGGAGGAGAAGCTACG AGTCCAGACAGCTCTTTCACAGGAGCCGGTGCTGCAGtcgaggaggagctgcaggagctcaAGAAGAAGCTGAACGAGGAGGAATCCAACAGCAGAGGGCTTCAGGAGCGACTCCAGATCACTGAAGAGCtcctgaaagagaaggaagcTACACATGCCGAGCAG ttggGGAAACTGCAGGCTGTGGTCTGTGAGAAGGATGTGCGTTTCCAGGAACAGATccagaaacatgaagaagagcTGCTGAGGGTCACAACACAGCAGCATTACGACGGCGAGATCCAGCAG GCTCTGTACGCAGCACAGAGGCGCTGTGAGGAACTCGAGGAGGCCTTAAACTCTCGATCCCAGGTGCTGGAAAtgctgcagcaggaagtgagCAGCGCTGATCAACAGAAACAG ATCTTGACGGCTCAATTCCGGCAGATGGAGCAGGAGCTTTCCGAGGCTGtcaagcagagagaggaggagaggcagcagTGGGTCGAGCGGGCGAGCAGGGCTGATGCAGAGCTCGCGTCCCTCAGAAGCAGCCTGGAGGCCTTGGACAGTACCAACATGGAGGTGGCGAGGCAGCAGAGCGAGCTCGCTTCACTGAGAGAGGTGGAGCTCGTCAGTCAGGAGGctctggagaaggagaaggtgGAAGTTTCCCGGCTGGAGGGCGAGCTGGCTCTGATGAAGGAGGCTGAGCTCGAGAGGCATCGCGCTTCAGAAAGAGACAGGGAGGACATAGTTCGGCTTGAGAGTGAACTTTCATCGATGAAAGAGGCAGGTGACCGCACCAGGGAGGACGCGTCAGAGAAGGAGAAGTCAGAAGTGGATAAACTAGAGCGAGAGTTGGCTTCACTCAAGGAGGAACACGGTGACGCCCTGAAGAAGAGCGAGGTCTTGGCTGAGATCTGGAGACACCTCAGATCTCTGGCTGGGGGGGATGTTCAAGCAGAAGAGGAATCCAACATATCCGCTGACCTCTCCCTGTTCCTGGACACTGTGAAGTCCATCGAGACTCAACTGACGAGGCTGAAAGCAGAACACAGCGAGCGCGAAGAACATTGTGCCGAGCTCACCCACACCATGCAAACCCTTCAGG aacaacTCGACAGAAAAACCTCAGCGCAAGAGGAAACCACGGCCAAGATACAAGAGCTGGAGCAGCAGATTGGAACG ATGTCCGATAGAGTTGATGACACTGAACCGTCACCACAGGATTCATCTGAAGacaaaaaag AGCGCATTCtggagctggagcagcagctgctAGAAAAAGACACTGAGCTCTTTGCTTTGAAGGAGTCCCTCAGCCTGGCTACAGAGCAAAGCTCCGGTGGGGTCGCATCATGTGAAAGATGCGATCACACTCCAGCTCAAGGTCCCGATGCCACTCCGTCCCCCCATGACGGTTCCGCCGCCCTCCCTGACTTCACTGAGGATCCACAGGAGGAGGACGAGACTACATTAGTTGCAGGGGACACCTCGGTCATCTCCATTTCTGCTGATACTGAGAGCAGCCCGGAGCTCATTGGACACCAGTCCGACTCCCCGGAAGAATCCAAAGGGACTTCGTCTGACGAGATGGTGGCCAGTAGTGATTCAGAGGTCGCCCACAGCAGCTGGACCCTCCTGGAAGCTTTGAATCAAGACGGAGGTCAGGAGTGGCCCTCCGTCCTGCAGGACCTAAGCCAGCTGCAGCTTCAGTCATGGGAGGCGACGAGCATGGAGTCGGAAACCTCCACAGTTCAAGTCGAGTCCTCGTCTGTCATCATCAGAGAGACGATACAAGTGAATTTATCTCAGCAGAGTTCATTCACTGCAGATGGCAGCGGGTCATCCGGTCAGGTCTTTGCTCAGGTCTTAGCCGAGGAACTTCAGAAGAGGTACAGCGATCTTTTGGCCGAGCTTCAGAGGCTCCGAGACGCAGCTGCAGAGTCGCAGGAGAAAATCACCAACCTGGAAGAAGAAACACAGTCCCTTACGGTTGCAAGAGAAGAAGCCGAGTCTCAGACCAAGAGTTACGCAGAAGAACTTAAATCAGCGAGAGAAGAGCTGGACAAACAATCTCAGGAAAGCAGCTCTGGATTAGAGAAATACAGCGTTGAAATGCAGCTTCTCGAAGAACAGATAGAGATTTTAACCGCTGACAAGAAATCAAAGGAGGAGAAGATCCAGGCTCTGCAGACGGATCTGGAAATGGTTCAACAAGCTTTCACCGAGCAGGAGGGGCAGGTCAGGATGCTAAACGCTCAGCTGGAGGACAGAGAGCTCCTCTCTTCAGAGCTCGAAAAGAAGCTGCAGGAAATGGAAAACAGCATGTTGGAGTACTCTCAGACATCAGAGCTAAACAATGACACTTTGTCAAAGAAGGACTCTGAAATCAGCGACCTTCACCTCCAACTCAGCCAGAAAGAGCAAGAGATGACGGAGCTTAACGACAGCATGTCTGCTAAACTTCTccaagcagaagaagagaggttCCAAATAGACGGTGAGGTCAACAAACTGAAGGAGCAGATAGTGGAGCTCGAGAACGTTAGagatgagaaacagaaagaaggtCATGAAGAGTCGGTGACTGATGAAGATGGTGAACTTGCTAGTCTGCGAAAGGCGAAAGGAGTGCTGGAAACCCAACTGACAACCGCCAAGAAGAAGTTGCAGGCTGCTCTCGTACAACGCAAAGAGCTTTTGAAGAAGGTCGCTGATTTTgaggcagaggcagagaaaCGGAAAGAGCAAAGTGACACAGCAAAGGAAACTTCTGCGACCCTCCGAGAGACGGAACAATCCAGAGAACGTGAGATCAGTGAAATGGAGGCTAAACTTGTCCAACTGGAGCAAACGCTAAGATCCAAAGAAGAGGCATGTGAAACTCTGGAGCAGAAACTAAGTCAGCACGATCAGGTGCTCACTGAGACGCTCGCTCTGAATAAAAAGCTGAGTGAAGAAGCTGAAAACCCTCAGCAGGCGTCCGACGTTTCTCCTTCTGAAACGACTACATTACAATCCCAGGTCGCCTCTCTGGAAGCGGAGTGTGAAGCCCTTCATAAGAAGGTTCAGGAGGCCCAAGAGTCTCGCAAGGAAACCATCCGCAAAGCAAAAGAGAAAGATCGGCACCACCGCGAACAGCTGaagcagcagaaagaagaaTACACCGAGCTTGTGGAACGTTTTGAAGCACAGACGGGCGAGCGGGAAGCTCTTCAGACTAAATTGAGAGAATTGGAAGAAAGAGTGAGCATTGAAAGAGAAGATCAGCCACGCAAGGAGACCAAGCAagtggctgaatttttggaaaAGCCAGCAGCAGGTGATTGGGTGCAGGAGGATTGGGTGGATTTTGCAACATCGGAGACTTATTCGTCAGGGCCGCAATCCAGCGAGCATGTTCAGAAACCTGAAGGCAAATCTGAGGTCTTCTCTGAACAAATGGATGAATCTCTGAGAGCCCTCAGAGCCGAGATCCAGACTGTGAAAATGGCTAACACAGAGCTTCAGAAGCAGCTGCAGGAAACCCAGGACAGTTTGTCACTTAAGGAGGCTGAATTCTTGGAAGTGGGCAAAGAGCTGCAAGCAttaagagaaaaggaaagacaaaTTGATGCACTCTCAGAGGAAATTATTGATCTCAGAGAAAAGTATCACCAGGCTGAGACTTGTGCGGAAACCCTAAAAGCAGAGATGGAAGCTGCAGCTTCTGCCGATTCTGCATCCTCCGTCGCAGCTCTTCAGGCTGAAGTTCAGGACTTTAAACAGTTCCTCGACAACAAGAACCATGAAATCCTGGAGCTCAGTCAGCAGCTTAGCGAGCAGAACTCTCTCTTAGGCTCAATGCAGGAGACAGTGTCTCTGAAGGATCTGCTCATATCTTCTTTACAGGAAGAACTGAAGGCGGAGCAAGAAAAAACTCAAAGGTTGGAGGTCGAGGTTCCACAGAAGCAGGAGGAAGGAAAAGACAGCGAGGAAAAGATCCAGCAGCTTCAACGGAAGCTTCAGGCCGCTCTGATCTCTCGCAAAGAAGccttaaaaggaaacaaaacttTGAAGGAACAACTTGCTTCAACTGAGAAACTCCTGAAGGAGTTGCAGCAGAAAATGGAGTCGGCAGAAAAGGAGCTAGAGAAGCTGAGAGCGGAGAAAGTTAAACTGATCGACGAGGTTGACAGGACTTTACTGGAAAACCAGAGCCTGGGATCGTCCTGTGAGAGCCTCAAACTGGCCATGGAAGGCATACTGAGCGAGAAAGATGCCTATAAGAAAGACGTGGAGTTGGCGAAAGAGGAGGCCGCCAGAGCGTGCAAAGACTGGGAGGAAAAAGTTCAAGGCATGAAGGACGAGTACGAGACACTGCTCAAGTCGTATGAGAATGTGAGCGACGAGGCGGAGCGGGTGAGAAGAGTCCTGGAGGCCGCCAGGCAGGAGAGGCAGGAGCTCGCCGCCAAGGTGAGGACTCACGAGGCCAAAAGGCAGGAAGCGGAAAGACGAGCGGAAGAGGCGCAGAAAGAGGTGGACACAGTGAAGGACAAAATGAGAAAGTTTgccaaaacaaagcagcagaaaatcctcgagctggaggaggagaacgagAGGCTGAGAGAGATGCAGGAAAAGAGCGGATCGAAACGGGAGGGCAGGGCTCTCAAAGCAGAGGTGGAAGACCTTCAAGATGAGCTGGCGGCATTGAAAGCCGAGTTCGACGCTACGGCGGCAGAAAGAGACTCTTTAGGGCGACAGATCGAAGAGTTGAGGGGACAACTTTCACCGacgggagagaaagaggacgaTGCTGCTCAGGCTGTTGTGGAAGAGGTCGTAACTGCTCAACAATCAAACGTAATCATGACCAAAGCTGAGCCTGTTGAGAGTCAGGACGAAGACAAAGATGAACCACAAACCCCAGAGGAGACACCAGATAACCAAATAGTTGCAGTAGAAGCACAAGACACACATTTGCAACCtactgaagagacagaaaaagaagaagaaagggctGAGAGTGATCAAGCAGACACGACTGAAGGTGTTCAAGCTTTATTGGAGGATAAAATGAGGGAGATGGAGGCCGCTGTTAATGCCGAGAGGGAACAGTGGCACGAGCAGGAGGCTAAACTCAGAGCTGAAATAGCCTCTCTTGAGCGAGATCTTCACGAGACCAAAGACAAAGAGAGCCTCCAGGCCTCTCTTGAAACATTCCTCcaagagagcaaagagagagagaagagcctGATCGTAGAGGGGACCAAGAGGGAAGCCCAGTTCAAGGAGCTCCTGAAAAGCCTTGAAACTGAGAAAGATAACCTGGAGGAGCGTCTCATGAACCAGCTGGCTCAGCTCAACGGGAGCATCGCGGGCTATCAGCAAGAGGCCGCCGACAACAGTGAGAAGCTCGAAGATTTAAAGCGGGAGGTTGAGAGGTTGGAGACGGAGCGAGCCGAACTGGAAGCCGAGGctcagagggagagggagcgggCTGCCAGGCTGGAGGAGGACATGAGGCAAGCCCAGAGAGAACGAGCCGAGGCCGAGGCCGAGTCCGGAAAGCAGAgggagctggagcagcagctgaagTCCGCGCAGAGGGTGAAAGAAGGCAGTCAGAGCAGAGCGAAACAGCTGGAAGAGCTGCTGAGGGAGAAGCAGCTGGAGGTCCGTCAGCTGCAGAAGGACTCCATCCAGTACCAGGAGAGGATCAGCGAACTGGGCAGGGAAACTAAGGCGCTGCAGCTAGGCCATGACGAGCTCAAGAAGAAACTCGAGCAATCCCAACTGCAGACGTCTAAAATTGTAGAAGATCTGGAAAAGACTGAGGCCGACTTGGCTGGCTGCAAATCTGAGCTGGAAGACGCCCAGAAGAAAGCGAGTGAGGCGATAGCGGAAAAGACAGCTGTTGAAAAAAACGCCAAACAGAAAGAGGCCTCGATGAAAGCCGAGGCAGAGCAAACCCTCGACTCTGTGAGGTTCAGGCTGGGAGCTGAGCTGAAGGAGATGGAGCTGAGGCTGGAGGACGCATACACAGATagggaaaaggaagaggaggcgaCTTTAGAGGCTAGAGAGATGGCAGAAGGAGCTGGGAGACGGGCTCAGGAGATGCAGGGTCGTCTGGATGAGTCTCTGGCCAGGTTGGCCGCATTCTCACGCTGCATGTCCTCATTGCAAGACGACAGGGACAGAGTTTTGGACGAGGCCAAACAGTGGGAGACTCGCTTTAAGGATTCTCTGCAGGGTAAGGAGGCTGAGGTACGGGAGGCTGAAACACGGGTTAAAGAACTGGCAGAACAGCTTCAAAAAGAAACCGCCTTCAAAGAGGAACTCCAGCTGTCCGTggatag acTGGAGAAAGCAGACAAGGATTGGCAGCTGAGACTGGaagcagaggaaaggaaagtCACAGAGGTCCAAGCTGCCCTAGAAGAGGAGACTGAAAAGTTTCAGAAGACCGCAGCTGAGCTCGAGGCCGCACAGAATGAAGTCCACGCCCTGAAAAACGAGCTGGAGAGTCTAAGTCAGAGGGGCCGAGCTCTGGAGGAGGCTGTGGGTCGGCTGCAGGGCGAAGTCGACAAGGCCAGAATCGagctgagggagagggaggcGGAAGAGAGCCGACTGTGTCTGAACGTGGAGCAGCTGGAGACGGACCTGCGATCCTCCAAGGCCTTGACGGAGAACTTGCAGACCGAGCTGCACGAGAAGGAAAAACGAGAAGTGGAAATGCTGGGGGAGAAAGAGCAAGCAGTGACTGAG GCTGCAGAGGAGGCTAGGAAAGAAGCCGACAGCAGAGCACAAGCGGccgaggaggagctggagcagaggagaggggagctGCGGGATCTGGAGGAAAAACTGAGaaaggtggaggaagagagCATCAGCAGAAAAGCCAAACTCGATTCTTTCACAAAGGCCATGGGCTCCTTGCAGGACGACAGAGACAGAGTCCTCAATACGTACaaacagctggaggagaaacacctGCAG gtgATGATGGAGAAGGACGGTCTGATCcaggaggcagcaggagagAACAACAGCCTGAAGGAGGAGTTGCGCTCTCTGATGGTCCAGAGAGACGACCTGTACGCTGAAAAGGCCCACCTGTCCGCTCAGCTTCACGGCTACCGGGACGAACTCAACCAGGTGTTGAGCATGAAGGAATCCCAACAGAAAAAGCTTCTGGCGGCTCACCGAGAGCGAATCACCGCTCTGGAAAGGGAGAAACAGGATTTAGAAAGTCAGTTAGAGATGGTGAGCAAAGCCAGAGCGGCGGAAGTAGAAGCCGGCGGAGTGGAAAGGGAGACTCCTAGCCAAGCCGTTGAAGTTACGACGGCGTCGCAGGTGATCGATGCCCCGGGTGCAGAGGTTGAGAAGCTGAGGGAGCAGCTACAAGCAGCGAGGGAACAAGTAGACGCTCTGCAGGACACCctacagagggagagacaagaGCAGGAGAGCAAGGGCAAAGAGCTCGCTGAGCTGCAGTGGGAGGGAGGCGTGATGCGCACGGAGTCGGAGACCGCTCAGGAGAGGGTGGCAGAGCTGGCGCGAGACCTGCTGGTGGTCGAGCAGAAGCTGCTGGGGGAGAAAGAGGCGACGGCACAGCTGAAAGCGGAGAAGCAGTCGTTCTCGAAAGCCATGGCGTCGCTCCAGGACAGCAGGGACGAAGCGGAGAACAAGGCCCGGGAACTGAGCCTGAAGATGGAAGAGATGAGCAGAGCAGGTGGCCAGGCAGCACAGAGCAGCCCTGGAGGCTCCACTGGAGAAGTGTGGGGGCTGAAGAACGCACTACAAGCCCTGCAGAATGACCGGGAGAGACTG TTGGAGCAACTTCAAACACAGACAACTGAGCTCCAGAAGCAGAAGTCAGAGCTGGCTCGGCTCGGAGCAGGAGAGCTGATCAAAGTCAGCCAGGAGCTctttgaggagaaaaagaagaacgaAGACATGCTGAGTGTTTTAATGCAGCTGGAGAATGTGGTGGAAATGGGCAAGCAGGAAGTAGAAACTCTCAG ACTCGAGCGAATGGACTGGATGGCTCAAGCAGAGCAGCTGAAGCAGCAGACCCTCGCCACGCTCTCAGAGAGGGACCAACAGCTGCGGCAACTCACATCACTGCTGGAGGAGGCCCGCACTCATAAACCCAAACTACAGCAAGAACACTATCAGAGAGAG GGCACAGAGGAGGTGGACAGCGCCCCTGGAGCCCCACAGGAGCGGAGCAGCGTGCTCGACAGCCATGCCTACATCGCGGAGGTCAAAGAGCTACAGAGAAG